In Oryza sativa Japonica Group chromosome 2, ASM3414082v1, the following are encoded in one genomic region:
- the LOC4329553 gene encoding glucan endo-1,3-beta-glucosidase 14, with protein MATAARAASCTPAACAVLVIPILVLIMAGQVRVAEALSIGVNYGQIANNLPSPSRVSWLLRSLKISKVKLFDADPHVLRAFLGTGVEFVVGIGNEAVPAMASPAAAESWLQLHVVPHLRAGARITCITVGNEVFKGNDTALQASLLPALRSVHQALGALGLQGRVNVTTAHSLDIMGVSYPPSAGAFHPSAAPHLQPFLAFLSAARAPFLINCYPYFAYKDDPARVPLEYVLFQPNAGVVDPRTRLVYDNMLYAQVDAVYAAIQAMGHTDIDVKVSETGWPSRGDPDEAGATPENAGTYIGNLLRRIEMKQGTPLRPQAPIDVYVFALFNENLKPGPASERNYGLFYPDGTPVYNVGLRGYLPPMASHEAATQVIHWFLLIATASVVFALS; from the exons ATGGCGACGGCAGCGAGAGCGGCGTCGTGCACCCCCGCCGCTTGCGCTGTGTTGGTCATCCCCATCCTAGTCCTGATCATGGCAG GGCAAGTGCGAGTCGCGGAGGCGCTGTCCATCGGCGTGAACTACGGGCAGATCGCGAACAAcctcccgtcgccgtcgcgggtGTCGTGGCTGCTCCGGTCGCTCAAGATCAGCAAGGTGAAGCTGTTCGACGCCGACCCGCACGTCCTGCGCGCGTTCCTCGGCACGGGCGTGGAGTTCGTGGTCGGCATCGGCAACGAGGCCGTCCCGGCGATGGCcagccccgcggcggcggagtcgtgGCTGCAGCTGCACGTGGTGCCGCACCTCCGCGCCGGCGCGCGCATCACCTGCATCACCGTCGGCAACGAGGTGTTCAAGGGCAACGACACCGCCCTCCAGGCCAGCCTCCTCCCGGCGTTGCGGTCCGTGCACCAGGCGCTCGGCGCGCTCGGCCTCCAGGGCCGCGTCAACGTCACCACCGCGCACTCGCTGGACATCATGGGCGTGTCCTACCCGCCGTCCGCCGGTGCGTTCCacccctccgccgcgccgcacctGCAGCCGTTCCTGGCCTTCctgtcggcggcgagggcgccgtTCCTCATCAACTGCTACCCGTACTTCGCCTACAAGGACGACCCGGCGCGCGTGCCGCTGGAGTACGTGCTGTTCCAGCCCAACGCCGGCGTCGTCGACCCGCGCACGAGGCTCGTCTACGACAACATGCTGTACGCGCAGGTGGACGCCGTGTACGCGGCGATCCAGGCGATGGGGCACACGGACATCGACGTGAAGGTGTCGGAGACCGGGTGGCCGTCCCGCGGCGACCCCGACGAGGCCGGCGCGACGCCCGAGAACGCCGGGACGTACATCGGGAACCTCCTCCGGAGGATCGAGATGAAGCAGGGCACGCCGCTGCGGCCGCAGGCGCCCATCGACGTCTACGTCTTCGCGCTCTTCAACGAGAACCTCAAGCCCGGCCCGGCGTCGGAGCGGAACTACGGCCTCTTCTACCCCGACGGCACGCCGGTCTACAACGTCGGCCTCCGCGGCTACCTCCCGCCCATGGCATCACACGAGGCAGCGACCCAG GTGATCCATTGGTTCCTACTTATCGCCACCGCATCGGTCGTTTTCGCCTTATCGTGA
- the LOC4329554 gene encoding uncharacterized protein At5g03900, chloroplastic produces MAPAASLSLHLRLAPPPPPHRRGRPPRHAPFLPLSPYHHHLHLHLRVAHHHHGRHPHPPSPRWRHDVRARAGTIQAPGLARPGGAVETDRLPSGVRDRAMEAVDHFGGRVTIGDVASRAGLQLAQAERALQALAADTGGFLEVSEEGEVLYVFPKDYRAKLAGKSFRMKVEPLIDKTKEVGAYLVRVSFGTALIASIVLVYTTIIAIISSSSDEDNRGRRRRSYDSTIIIPTDLFWYLDADYYRRRRRVEKEDGMNFIESIFSFVFGDGDPNDGLEDKRWKMIGQYISSNGGVVTAEELAPYLDVPPISEQSKDDESFILPVLLRFQGHPEVDEQGNILYRFPSLQRTASSKGSGVREYVGNKWSAMFSSVEKYLEEKPWKFSKANASERAMVAGLGGLNLFGVIILGNLLKQMTVPPGGLISFVAQLFPLLQVYAGSFFAIPLFRWFLLRKTNNDIERRNKAREQRAQELALPESSLRRKLLSARDMAQRKVITPEEIVYTTEKDLLDQDYEVKEWEKRFKELESD; encoded by the exons atggcgcccgccgcctccctctccctccacctccgcctcgccccgcccccgccgcctcaccgccgcggcaggccgccgcgccacgcccctttcctccccctctctccctaccaccaccacctccacctccacctccgcgtcgcccaccaccaccacggccggCACCCgcacccgccgtcgccgcggtggCGCCACGACGTGAGGGCCCGCGCGGGGACCATCCAGGCGCCGGGGCTCGCGCgccccggcggcgccgtggagaccgaccgcctcccctccggcgTGCGCGACCGCGCCATGGAGGCCGTCGACCACTTCGGCGGCCGCGTCACCATCGGCGACGTCGCGTCCCGCGCGGGGCTGCAGCTCGCGCAGGCCGAGCGCGCGCTGCAAGCGCTCGCCGCTGACACCGGCGGCTTCCTGGAG GTCTCGGAGGAAGGGGAGGTGCTGTACGTCTTCCCTAAAGACTACAGGGCGAAGCTTGCTGGCAAGTCGTTCAGAATGAAGGTCGAGCCGCTGATCGACAAAACTAAG GAAGTGGGTGCATATTTGGTGCGAGTGTCATTTGGGACAGCGCTCATCGCCTCCATTGTGCTTGTATACACTACCATCATTGCCATTATCTCAAGCTCGAG TGATGAAGATAATCGCGGCAGGCGACGGAGATCCTATGACTCTACTATCATCATACCAACAGATTTATTTTG GTACTTGGACGCTGATTACtacaggaggcggcggcgggtagaAAAGGAAGATGGGATGAATTTTATTGAATCT ATCTTTTCATTTGTATTTGGAGATGGTGATCCAAATGATGGTCTTGAAGATAAGAGGTGGAAGATG ATTGGGCAATATATTTCATCGAATGGTGGAGTTGTCACGGCAGAAGAACTAGCACCGTATCTTGATGTGCCACCAATTTCAGAACAATCCAAG GATGATGAATCATTTATTCTTCCAGTTCTATTACGCTTCCAGGGACACCCAGAAGTTGATGAACAG GGAAACATTCTTTATAGGTTTCCATCACTGCAACGTACTGCTTCATCAAAAGGAAGTGGGGTTAGAGAATATGTTGGTAACAAATGGTCTGCTATGTTTAGCAGTGTTGAAAAGTACTTAGAGGAGAAACCATGGAAATTCAG CAAAGCAAATGCATCTGAAAGGGCAATGGTTGCTGGTTTGGGAGGACTCAATCTTTTTGGTGTGATCATTCTTGGGAACCTGTTGAA GCAAATGACAGTGCCACCTGGTGGACTTATCTCATTTGTTGCGCAACTGTTTCCTTTGCTTCAG GTATATGCTGGTTCCTTTTTTGCAATACCGTTGTTTAGATGGTTTCTACTCCGCAAGACCAACAATGACATTGAAAGGAGGAACAAGGCCAGAGAACAGCGAGCTCAGGAACTTGCATTGCCAGAATCTTCTCTCAGAAGAAAG TTACTCAGTGCACGCGACATGGCTCAACGTAAGGTAATTACTCCAGAGGAGATCGTCTACACTACCGAAAAGGATCTTTTGGATCAGGATTATGAAGTCAAGGAATGGGAAAAGAGATTTAAGGAGCTTGAATCAGACTGA
- the LOC4329555 gene encoding heme-binding-like protein At3g10130, chloroplastic, protein MALLCSASARPPLAAGARGRRPARGAARVIGGGGGAEARASLVLALAAQALAASQRRAAGLAAEAVKYAFPPRRFEPRTLEEALMSVPDLETVPFRVLKREAEYEIREVESYYVAETTMPGRSGFDFNGSSQSFNVLASYLFGKNTTSEQMEMTTPVFTRKGEPDGEKMDMTTPVITKKSANENKWKMSFVMPSKYGPDLPLPKDPSVTIKEVPAKIVAVAAFSGLVTDDDISQRESRLRETLQKDSQFRVKDDSVVEIAQYNPPFTLPFTRRNEIALEVKRLDANF, encoded by the exons ATGGCGCTCCTGTGCTCCGcctcggcgcggccgccgctcgccgccggagcCCGTGGCCGGCGCCCCGCGCGGGGGGCGGCCCgcgtcatcggcggcggcggcggcgcggaggcgcgcGCGTCGCTGGTGCTGGCGCTCGCCGCGCAGGCCCTCGCCGCCTCGCAGCGCCGGGCGGCCGGCCTCGCCGCGGAGGCCGTCAAGTACGCGTTCCCGCCGCGCCGCTTCGAGCCCCGCACCCTCGAGGAGGCCCTCATGTCTG TGCCCGATCTCGAGAccgtccccttccgcgtcctcaaGCGCGAGGCGGAGTACGAGATCAGAGAAGTGGAG TCCTACTATGTCGCTGAGACGACAATGCCTGGAAGAAGCGGATTCGATTTCAATGGATCATCCCAGTCATTCAACGTGCTGGCGTCTTACTTATTTGGTAAG AACACGACTTCTGAGCAAATGGAAATGACAACCCCTGTTTTTACTCGGAAGGGTGAACCCGATGGTGAAAAGATGGACATGACCACACCAGTTATAACAAAGAAG TCAGCTAATGAAAACAAGTGGAAGATGTCCTTTGTGATGCCATCAAAATATGGTCCAGACCTGCCACTGCCAAAAGACCCTTCTGTGACCATCAAGGAGGTGCCCGCCAAAATCGTAGCAGTTGCAGCCTTTTCAG GTCTGGTTACAGATGATGACATAAGCCAGAGGGAATCCAGATTGCGGGAAACTCTCCAAAAGGACTCTCAATTTCGGGTGAAAGATGATTCAGTGGTAGAAATTGCTCAG TATAATCCCCCTTTCACACTTCCATTCACAAGGCGTAATGAAATAGCATTGGAGGTTAAGAGGCTTGATGCAAACTTCTGA